A window of Clavibacter michiganensis contains these coding sequences:
- a CDS encoding O-acetylhomoserine aminocarboxypropyltransferase/cysteine synthase family protein has product MVDREYGFKTRAIHAGNIPDATTGARALPIYQSSAFVFDDTADAAARFALQKYGNVYSRLSNPTVASFEERVASLEGGLGAVATASGLSAQYITFASLAGAGDHIVASANLYGGSITQLDVTLRRFGVETTFVQSSDPADYAAAITDRTKLVFAETVANPSGEIADIEGLAAVAHAAGVPLVIDSTIATPYLNRPIEWGADIVIHSATKFLGGHGTTLGGVVVESGLFDWESARFPLLDQPVPSYGGLNWTGNFGEYAFLTRLRAEQLRDIGPALAPHSAFLLAQGVETLPYRMQAHIDNARAVAEWLDADPRITAVNWAGLPAHPHHERARKYLPTGPGSVFTFEVAGGRAVGQRFIESVELASHLANIGDAKTLVIHPASTTHAQLSESQLVDAGVLPGIVRISVGIEDVADIIHDLDQALTAATEGAK; this is encoded by the coding sequence ATGGTCGATCGCGAGTACGGGTTCAAGACGAGGGCGATCCACGCGGGCAACATCCCCGACGCCACCACGGGTGCGCGCGCCCTCCCCATCTACCAGTCGAGCGCGTTCGTCTTCGACGACACCGCCGACGCCGCCGCGCGCTTCGCGCTGCAGAAGTACGGCAACGTCTACTCGCGCCTGTCGAACCCCACGGTCGCGTCGTTCGAGGAGCGCGTCGCCAGCCTCGAGGGCGGCCTCGGCGCGGTGGCCACGGCGAGCGGGCTGAGCGCGCAGTACATCACCTTCGCGTCGCTCGCGGGCGCCGGCGACCACATCGTCGCCTCCGCGAACCTCTACGGCGGATCCATCACGCAGCTCGACGTGACCCTCCGCCGCTTCGGCGTGGAGACCACGTTCGTGCAGTCGAGCGACCCGGCCGACTACGCCGCCGCCATCACCGACCGCACCAAGCTCGTCTTCGCGGAGACGGTCGCGAACCCGTCGGGCGAGATCGCCGACATCGAGGGGCTCGCGGCCGTCGCGCACGCGGCGGGCGTCCCGCTCGTCATCGACTCCACCATCGCGACGCCGTACCTCAACCGGCCCATCGAGTGGGGCGCCGACATCGTCATCCACTCGGCCACCAAGTTCCTCGGCGGGCACGGCACCACGCTCGGCGGCGTGGTCGTCGAGTCCGGCCTCTTCGACTGGGAGAGCGCGCGCTTCCCGCTGCTGGACCAGCCCGTGCCGAGCTACGGCGGCCTCAACTGGACCGGCAACTTCGGCGAGTACGCATTCCTCACCCGGCTCCGCGCCGAGCAGCTCCGCGACATCGGGCCCGCGCTCGCGCCGCACTCCGCGTTCCTGCTCGCGCAGGGCGTCGAGACGCTGCCGTACCGGATGCAGGCGCACATCGACAACGCGCGGGCGGTCGCCGAGTGGCTGGATGCCGATCCGCGCATCACCGCCGTCAACTGGGCCGGCCTCCCCGCGCACCCGCACCACGAGCGGGCCCGCAAGTACCTGCCGACCGGACCCGGATCCGTGTTCACGTTCGAGGTCGCGGGCGGCCGCGCGGTGGGCCAGCGCTTCATCGAGTCGGTCGAGCTCGCGAGCCACCTCGCCAACATCGGCGACGCCAAGACGCTCGTCATCCACCCGGCGTCCACCACCCACGCGCAGCTGAGCGAGTCGCAGCTGGTCGACGCGGGCGTGCTGCCGGGCATCGTCCGCATCAGCGTCGGCATCGAGGACGTCGCCGACATCATCCACGACCTTGACCAGGCGCTGACCGCCGCCACGGAGGGAGCGAAGTGA
- a CDS encoding CoA-binding protein: MPRSSPLAALLRSERTWTGPSAKERQAILRRAKSVAIVGASPNPARSSYFVGTYLQQSSDYRVYFVNPNATEILGQEAYPDLASLPEVPDIVDVFRKASDIPSVVDDVVAIGAPVIWVQLGIWNQDAAVDAEARGLTVVMDRCIKVEHARFHGGLHLLGFDTGVISSRKAAV; encoded by the coding sequence ATCCCCCGCTCCAGCCCGCTCGCCGCGCTCCTCCGCAGCGAGCGCACGTGGACCGGCCCGAGCGCCAAGGAGCGCCAGGCGATCCTGCGCCGCGCGAAGTCCGTCGCGATCGTCGGAGCCTCGCCGAACCCGGCCCGGTCCAGCTACTTCGTCGGCACGTACCTGCAGCAGTCGAGCGACTACCGCGTCTACTTCGTGAACCCGAACGCCACCGAGATCCTCGGGCAGGAGGCGTACCCCGACCTCGCGTCGCTTCCCGAGGTGCCCGACATCGTCGACGTGTTCCGGAAGGCGAGCGACATCCCGTCCGTGGTGGACGACGTCGTCGCGATCGGCGCGCCCGTCATCTGGGTGCAGCTCGGCATCTGGAACCAGGACGCGGCGGTCGACGCCGAGGCCCGCGGCCTCACGGTCGTCATGGACCGGTGCATCAAGGTCGAGCACGCGCGCTTCCACGGCGGCCTGCACCTGCTCGGCTTCGACACCGGCGTGATCAGCTCGCGGAAGGCCGCGGTCTAG
- a CDS encoding DUF427 domain-containing protein encodes MRIPPARRPREIPGDGQESVWDYPRPPRVDPSSERIVIELGGRVVADSRSAVRVLETSHPPVYYLPSADFAAGVLSSAAGRSWCEYKGEASYLSLTAGGVTADRAAWWYPSPTRGFEVLADKVAVYPSRMDRITVDGITVEAQEGDFYGGWITPRVVGPFKGAPGTLGW; translated from the coding sequence ATGCGCATCCCACCCGCCCGACGTCCCCGCGAGATCCCCGGCGATGGCCAGGAGTCGGTGTGGGACTACCCGCGACCGCCGCGCGTGGATCCGTCGTCGGAGCGCATCGTGATCGAGCTCGGCGGCCGCGTCGTCGCCGACAGCCGATCCGCCGTGCGCGTGCTCGAGACGAGTCACCCGCCGGTCTACTACCTCCCCTCCGCCGACTTCGCCGCGGGCGTGCTCTCGTCCGCCGCCGGTCGGTCGTGGTGCGAGTACAAGGGGGAGGCCTCGTACCTCTCCCTCACGGCCGGCGGCGTCACGGCCGACCGCGCCGCCTGGTGGTACCCGTCGCCCACGCGCGGCTTCGAGGTGCTCGCCGACAAGGTCGCCGTGTACCCGTCGCGCATGGACCGCATCACGGTCGACGGGATCACGGTCGAGGCCCAGGAGGGCGACTTCTACGGCGGCTGGATCACGCCGCGCGTGGTCGGCCCGTTCAAGGGCGCGCCGGGCACGCTCGGCTGGTGA